DNA sequence from the Desulfocurvus vexinensis DSM 17965 genome:
ACCTCCAACCATTCATCCTGCTCGTGTTCCTCTTCGCGCCCCCATGCCTGCGTGAAGCAGCCTCGTTCACGGGGAACGCTCGACACCCAAAGAACCTTCTCGTATTCGGCAATATCGCGGATCAGTTTCGCACGCAAATTTGCCAGCCGTAGCAGAAAATCTACCAAGCGAATGGCTTTTTCATTAATGCCCTGAAAATTCGAGGAGTTCATTCCGTTCCTCCGGAGGACATCTTACTCGCCGTGGGTCTCTGACTTTTCATCCATTGGTCGATCTCCTCGCGGTCGAAGCGCCATTGATTGCCAACCTTGGAAGCGGGAATTTCCCCATCTTGGGCCATTCGGTACAGCTTCGTCCGACCCATCTTCAGGTACTCGGCCAGTTCATCTATGGTTAACCATTTGCTCATCAAACAACCTCTTCAAGATAACGATAGCACCACTAAACGACAAGGAACGATAACATTCGGCACATTCCGTGTCAAATCAAAAAGTCCAATCTATACCGCGTGATAACCACTCCGACACTTTCAGACGGTCTCCGGTAGGTATCCAAGCGACAGGGCTCTCGGCCTGATCTCGGGATTCACCCTGAGCACGGGCCGACCGCTCACCGGCATCAACCGGATTTGTCGCGACATGACCGGAGAACCGAATGGAGCTTTTCGCAACCGACCGTGACCGGCTGGCGTTCCTGCTCGAAACGGACGCCGCCCTTGACCTGGACTTCGAAGCGCTCGATGCCCAGGCCGAGGCGGCTGCCGAGGAGCCGTCCCCGGAACAGCGGCCGAAATACATCACCAACTACATCGGCTCGAAGCAGAAGCTGGTGGATTGGATTTGGAAGCACACCCCGGACGGCGTGGAATCCGTCGTCGACGCGTTTTCCGGCTCGGCGGTCGTGGCCTACATGTACAAGACCAAGGGCCTGCGGGTCCTGGCCAACGACCGGCTGCGCTACTGCCACCACGCGGCCCGGGCGATCATCGAGAACGACAAGGTGCGTCTCTCCGATGAGGACCTGGATGCGCTGCTCGCGGACAACGCGAAGGCCGGAACCTTCGTCCAGGACAACTTCAAGGGCATCTTCTTCGCCAAGGGCGTCCACGGCCTGATCGACACGATCCGGTCGAACATCGACAAACTCTCGGGTTTCAAGAAAGACATCGCTCTCTTCGCCCTGGGCAAGACCTGCATGTCCGGCAAGGGCGGCTTCGGGCATTTCTCGTCGTCGACCCGCTACGGCAAGCGCGAGGACACCCCGGAGGAATTCAAGGAGCGGCTGTGCAAGAACGTGGCCCGCATCAACGCTCTCGTTTTCGACAACGGCAAGGAGTGCAAGGCATCCCGCAAAGACATCAACGATTTCCTACCGGAGGCCAAGGCCGACCTGGCGTATTTCGATCCGCCCTACGCCACGGAGTTTTCAACCACCAACTACGAAAAATCCTACCACTTCGTGGAAGGGCTGATGACCTATTGGGAGGGGCTCACCCTCGTCAAGGACTCCAAGACCAAGCACTACGAGACCGACCATAAGACCGTGACCCGCGCCAACGCCGCGGAGTTCTTCGAGTCCTTCCTCGGCAACGCCAAGCATATCCCGCACTGGCTGATTTCATACCGCGACCACGCCTATCCGAACGAATCGGAGATGCGGCGGATCATCGCCTCCATGGGACGGGATTCGTCGATGCGCTCCCACGATCACCATTACGCCATCACATCCCGGCACGGCGAGGCGTCCCACGCCAAGGAACGTCTGTTCATCTGCCGCAGAGCCGAGGGCGCGGAGCGGTCCGCCAAGGCGTCCACAGAGGACAGCCTACGGGCGGAAGCCGTCTGGGAGGAAACCGAGAACGAGGTCCGCTACCGCGTCCGGAACCCGGACGAGTTCGAACCCGACAGCTTCCGCCGCAAGCCCCTGGAGGGCGTCGACGGCGTTGCGATCATCATCGGACGCTTGAAAAAGGAGTTCGTACCCGAGGGCGGCAATCCGCGCTCCATGGTGCTGCAGGCCTACCGGTTCGTCCGCAAGACGGAGAAGAATCCGGACGGCTGGACTATGGAAAAAGCCAAGGAGTGGATCGAAAAGAACGAAGCCGGACGGGCCGTCAATGCCGCCCTGCGAGTGGAGGAGAACCTGATCGCTCTGGCGGACGCTCCGCTGGGCGAATCGCTGGACCTCTTGAGCTGCCAGGCCGGGAAAGCGGAATCAGTCCGAGTCACCGGTTTCATGGGCAGCAAATACCTGATGCTCGGTTGGATCGAAAGCCATGTCCCCAAGCACGCGGAGAGCATCCTCGATGCTTTTTCAGGCGGGGCCAACGTCGCCTATCACTTCAAACGCAAAGGGCTGAAAGTCATCGCCAACGACCTCCTGCGGTATCCCCACCATCTGGCGCGGGCCGTGGTGGAGAACTCCAGCGAGACTCTGAGCGACGAGGATATGGATCGAATCCTCGCCCCAAATGCGGACGCGGGCACGTTTATCGTCGACCACTTCTACGGCTACTACTACACCAAGCCGGTGCTCCGTTGGCTCGACCAGGTCTGGGCGAACATCCAGAAGCTTCACGGCTACAAAAAAGATCTGGCGCTGGCCGCGCTCGGTACCACCGTGAAGGCCAAGAGCGCCTTCGGTCAGTTCTCGCGGTCCAAGATGCACCGCAAGGCAGACCTCGACACGGATGCCAGCCTGGAGCAATCCCAGCTCTCCAATCCGCCGCTGTCCAAGTTCATCGAGTCGTTCCGACGCTCGGTGGGCCAGCTCAACCGGCTGGTCTTCGACAACGGCAAGGAGTGCAAGGCCTTCAACCTGGACGCGGCCGAAGCGGTCCGTCGATTTGGCGCGGACGTTCTGTATCTGGACCCGCCCTACGTCACCGAGTTCGGCAGCAACGACTACGAGGATTCCCTGCATTTCATCGAAGGGCTCATGACCCGCTGGGCGGACAAGGAACTCCAGGACAATCCCCGCCGCAACTATCCGTCCCGGACACGCTACACCAAGGAATCGATCCGTTCCCTGATGGAGACGATGGCAGCCGACGCCCGCGGCAAATACGGCACGGTGCTCCTGTCATACCGCGACCGGGCTTACCCGCGGGAAGAGGAAATCAAGGAGATCTTCGCCCAGCACTACGGTCTCGTCCGTGTCCGCGGCATGGAAGTGGACTACAACATCGCCAAGGACATCGGCCGGGAAGGTAAACACGCCCGGGAGTTGCTCTTCGTCGCCTCCAAATCACGCGGTGCGGCGCGCTCCAAAGCGGATACGCAGGCACCTGCGGCATGTCACACCTCGTTCCCCGTGGAGCTATCGCTCGATACGTTCGCCGGGCTCCAGACCGAGGCGGCGGCATTGGACCAGGCCGCCGGCGATCCTCAGTTCACCTTCATTCTCTGCCGGGCCGGCACGAACAAGAACGGCGACCACTTCACCCCCGACGAACTGGCCGCCCGCTACATGACGGCGATCAACAAGAAAATCGA
Encoded proteins:
- a CDS encoding helix-turn-helix domain-containing protein, which codes for MSKWLTIDELAEYLKMGRTKLYRMAQDGEIPASKVGNQWRFDREEIDQWMKSQRPTASKMSSGGTE
- a CDS encoding DNA adenine methylase, with the translated sequence MELFATDRDRLAFLLETDAALDLDFEALDAQAEAAAEEPSPEQRPKYITNYIGSKQKLVDWIWKHTPDGVESVVDAFSGSAVVAYMYKTKGLRVLANDRLRYCHHAARAIIENDKVRLSDEDLDALLADNAKAGTFVQDNFKGIFFAKGVHGLIDTIRSNIDKLSGFKKDIALFALGKTCMSGKGGFGHFSSSTRYGKREDTPEEFKERLCKNVARINALVFDNGKECKASRKDINDFLPEAKADLAYFDPPYATEFSTTNYEKSYHFVEGLMTYWEGLTLVKDSKTKHYETDHKTVTRANAAEFFESFLGNAKHIPHWLISYRDHAYPNESEMRRIIASMGRDSSMRSHDHHYAITSRHGEASHAKERLFICRRAEGAERSAKASTEDSLRAEAVWEETENEVRYRVRNPDEFEPDSFRRKPLEGVDGVAIIIGRLKKEFVPEGGNPRSMVLQAYRFVRKTEKNPDGWTMEKAKEWIEKNEAGRAVNAALRVEENLIALADAPLGESLDLLSCQAGKAESVRVTGFMGSKYLMLGWIESHVPKHAESILDAFSGGANVAYHFKRKGLKVIANDLLRYPHHLARAVVENSSETLSDEDMDRILAPNADAGTFIVDHFYGYYYTKPVLRWLDQVWANIQKLHGYKKDLALAALGTTVKAKSAFGQFSRSKMHRKADLDTDASLEQSQLSNPPLSKFIESFRRSVGQLNRLVFDNGKECKAFNLDAAEAVRRFGADVLYLDPPYVTEFGSNDYEDSLHFIEGLMTRWADKELQDNPRRNYPSRTRYTKESIRSLMETMAADARGKYGTVLLSYRDRAYPREEEIKEIFAQHYGLVRVRGMEVDYNIAKDIGREGKHARELLFVASKSRGAARSKADTQAPAACHTSFPVELSLDTFAGLQTEAAALDQAAGDPQFTFILCRAGTNKNGDHFTPDELAARYMTAINKKIDLKHSQDFTDIVGGIVGADYVEDESGGRIECAGELYVSDSPHAQLAYKLIRKGIISQVSMECDYEEGECSICGKRVVSKSDYCVHLRKNKGGELQGQPVYEILHGVTFTGLGLLDRKGADENARILKVAAAENDGSTTHFEGGPTMDEKHKETEEREADAAKKKDDGGGGTAPDDKTRLKELERENKELKQQVLALQKQLEELEAERKAAANRSRAQKLLRKIEKNGLSFESDEEREQELIRLAGLSDDAFAASEAAFERMLKAGPRAHADDKDAKDRGAGAETAKASSGGDDPPLRSDAGVRPKDVEDKKTSLEDRLKSGFMAAYRQRVATATGEPVSTN